A region from the Variovorax sp. RKNM96 genome encodes:
- a CDS encoding MBL fold metallo-hydrolase, whose product MFRRALLSAAALSATLALAPLAAQAAEPLKLDVYNPGAKSMFPVSSELVTGQTDAVLIDAQFQRNDAEALVQKIKASGKKLTTVYISHSDPDFYFGLDVIQAAFPDAKIVATPQTVAAIQASKDGKLAHWGPILKDNAPKAVIVPQPLTGDSLELEGRKIQIVGLDGPTPDHTVVWIPSLKAVAGGIPVWANAHVWMADTQTPESRRDWIKTLGRIEALHPTTVVPGHYLPNANGSAPHTVASVKFTRSYLQAFETEAKKAKDSAALIAAMKKRYPKLEGASSLELGAKVIKGEMKWPQ is encoded by the coding sequence ATGTTCCGTAGAGCCCTCCTTTCCGCTGCCGCCCTTTCCGCCACCCTCGCCCTCGCACCCCTGGCCGCTCAGGCCGCCGAGCCGCTCAAGCTCGACGTCTACAACCCCGGCGCCAAGTCGATGTTCCCTGTGTCGTCCGAACTCGTCACCGGCCAGACCGATGCCGTGCTGATCGACGCGCAGTTCCAGCGCAACGACGCCGAAGCACTGGTGCAGAAGATCAAGGCCAGCGGCAAGAAGCTGACCACCGTCTACATCAGCCACAGCGACCCCGACTTCTACTTCGGCCTCGACGTGATCCAGGCCGCCTTCCCCGACGCGAAGATCGTCGCCACGCCGCAGACCGTGGCCGCGATCCAGGCCTCCAAGGACGGCAAGCTCGCGCACTGGGGCCCGATCCTCAAGGACAACGCCCCCAAGGCGGTGATCGTGCCGCAGCCGCTCACAGGCGACAGCCTCGAACTCGAAGGCCGCAAGATCCAGATCGTCGGGCTCGACGGCCCCACGCCCGACCACACCGTCGTATGGATTCCGTCGCTCAAGGCCGTGGCCGGCGGCATCCCCGTGTGGGCCAACGCTCATGTGTGGATGGCCGATACGCAAACGCCCGAATCGCGCCGCGACTGGATCAAGACGCTCGGCCGCATCGAAGCCCTGCACCCCACGACCGTGGTGCCCGGCCATTACCTGCCGAACGCGAACGGCTCGGCGCCGCACACGGTGGCCTCGGTGAAGTTCACGCGCAGCTACCTGCAAGCCTTCGAGACCGAAGCGAAGAAAGCCAAGGACTCGGCCGCGCTCATCGCCGCGATGAAGAAGCGCTACCCGAAGCTGGAAGGCGCCTCGTCGCTGGAACTCGGCGCCAAGGTCATCAAGGGAGAAATGAAGTGGCCGCAGTGA
- a CDS encoding LysR family transcriptional regulator: MRDLDLTTLRLFVAVCETRSIARAGEQASIVGSAISKRLAQLEDTVGTPLLLRKRRGVVPTPAGETLLEHARAMLGSAHRIERDMASYAGGARGHVRILASASVMAESLAEDVAGFLQDPTHRNIRVDMEERVSPEIVRGIREGSASIGLCWDAADLEGLERRDYRSDHLAIVAHPSHAVARHEAVRFEQVLDHEFVGMPALSAVQLMLAREAAVAGKPLVYRVLVSNFDAALRVVRAGLAISVVPAEVARPFTEAFGLRLMPLMDDWARRRFAICFRSEAALSPSAQLLVAHLERCATDRAEHT, encoded by the coding sequence ATGAGAGACCTCGACCTGACCACCCTGCGCCTGTTCGTCGCCGTCTGCGAAACCCGCAGCATCGCGCGCGCCGGCGAGCAGGCCAGCATCGTCGGCTCGGCGATCAGCAAGCGCCTCGCGCAGTTGGAGGACACCGTCGGCACGCCGCTCCTGCTGCGCAAGCGCCGCGGCGTGGTGCCCACGCCCGCCGGCGAAACCCTGCTCGAACACGCCCGCGCCATGCTCGGCAGCGCCCACCGCATCGAGCGCGACATGGCTTCCTACGCCGGCGGGGCGCGCGGTCATGTGCGCATCCTGGCTTCGGCCTCCGTCATGGCCGAATCGCTGGCCGAGGACGTGGCCGGTTTCCTGCAGGACCCCACGCACCGCAACATCCGGGTCGACATGGAGGAACGCGTGAGCCCCGAGATCGTCCGGGGCATCCGCGAAGGCAGCGCGTCCATCGGCCTGTGCTGGGACGCGGCCGATCTCGAGGGGCTGGAACGGCGCGACTACCGCTCGGACCACCTGGCGATCGTCGCGCACCCGTCGCACGCCGTGGCCCGCCACGAGGCAGTGCGCTTCGAACAGGTGCTGGACCACGAATTCGTCGGCATGCCCGCGCTGAGCGCCGTGCAACTGATGCTCGCGCGCGAGGCGGCCGTCGCAGGCAAGCCGCTCGTGTACCGGGTGCTGGTGTCCAACTTCGATGCGGCGCTGCGCGTGGTGCGCGCCGGGCTGGCCATCAGCGTGGTGCCGGCGGAAGTTGCGCGGCCCTTCACCGAGGCCTTCGGACTGCGCCTGATGCCGCTCATGGACGATTGGGCGCGCCGGCGCTTTGCGATCTGCTTTCGCAGCGAGGCGGCGCTGTCGCCGTCGGCGCAGTTGCTCGTTGCGCACCTCGAGCGGTGCGCCACGGACCGCGCGGAACACACCTGA
- a CDS encoding hydroxymethylglutaryl-CoA lyase gives MIHAFLPPRAVVREVGLRDGLQSIARVLPTAHKLEWIRDAHAAGQREIEVGSFVPAHLLPQLADTAELLAYAKTLPGLFASVLVPNLKGAERAIAGEADLMMVPLSASHAHSLANLRKTPDEVVAEVGRMRAARDAAGSKTLIDGGVGTAFGCTIQGRVEPDEVLRLMQALLDAGADRVSLADTVGYADPAMVRSLFERALRIAGDRLWCGHFHDTRGLGLANAYAALEVGITRFDACLAGIGGCPHAPGASGNVDTEDLVFMLESMGVATGVDLQQLLDLRKRVAGWLEGETLQGTVWRAGFPKTFVPTAVAQEVAA, from the coding sequence TTGATTCACGCTTTCCTGCCGCCCCGCGCGGTCGTTCGCGAAGTGGGGCTGCGCGACGGGCTCCAGAGCATCGCCCGCGTGCTGCCCACCGCACACAAGCTCGAATGGATCCGCGATGCGCACGCGGCCGGCCAGCGCGAGATCGAAGTCGGCTCGTTCGTGCCGGCGCACCTGCTGCCGCAACTGGCCGACACGGCCGAATTGCTGGCCTACGCCAAGACGCTGCCGGGCCTTTTTGCCTCGGTGCTGGTGCCCAACCTCAAGGGCGCCGAGCGCGCCATCGCGGGCGAGGCCGACCTGATGATGGTGCCGCTCTCGGCGAGCCACGCGCACAGCCTGGCCAACCTGCGCAAGACGCCCGACGAGGTGGTGGCCGAGGTCGGCCGCATGCGCGCCGCGCGCGATGCGGCGGGCTCGAAGACGCTGATCGACGGCGGCGTGGGCACGGCCTTCGGCTGCACGATCCAGGGCCGCGTCGAACCCGATGAAGTGCTGCGCCTGATGCAGGCGCTGCTCGATGCGGGCGCCGATCGCGTGAGCTTGGCCGACACGGTGGGCTACGCCGATCCGGCGATGGTCCGCAGCCTGTTCGAGCGCGCGCTGCGCATCGCGGGCGACCGCCTCTGGTGCGGCCATTTCCACGACACGCGCGGCCTCGGGCTCGCGAATGCCTACGCGGCGCTGGAGGTTGGCATCACGCGCTTCGACGCGTGCCTCGCCGGGATCGGTGGCTGTCCGCATGCGCCTGGGGCGAGCGGCAACGTCGATACCGAAGACCTCGTCTTCATGCTGGAGAGCATGGGCGTCGCGACCGGCGTAGACCTGCAGCAGCTGCTCGACCTGCGCAAGCGCGTGGCCGGCTGGCTCGAGGGCGAGACGCTGCAGGGCACGGTGTGGCGTGCGGGTTTCCCGAAGACCTTCGTGCCGACGGCCGTAGCCCAAGAGGTGGCCGCATGA
- a CDS encoding CoA transferase encodes MSAAVTEKKRLPLAGIRVVEFTHMVMGPTCGMVLADLGAEVIKVEPIDGDRTRHLLGAGAGFFPMFNRNKKSIALDLRNPQGLEAALRLCATADVVAQNFRPGTMDKYGLGYAALGKLNPRLVYVNHTGFLPGPYEHRTALDEVVQMMGGLAYMTGRPGDPLRAGTSVNDIMGGMFGAIGAIAALMQRAETGKGQEVQSALFENNVFLVGQHMLQYAITGQAAAPMPERISAWALYDVFTVKDGEQIFLAAVSDAQWTVFCDALGFDDLKADPALRTNNDRVRLRPTLLADLRIRLAGRSAAELSAIFEARGLPFAPITRPEDLYADPHLKATGGLADIRLPDGERAGQMAQTTLFPITLDGERLGVRLHPPTLGEHTRELLAELGYGDAQVDAMHADAAVS; translated from the coding sequence ATGAGCGCCGCCGTGACCGAGAAAAAACGCCTGCCGCTCGCCGGCATCCGCGTGGTCGAGTTCACCCACATGGTCATGGGCCCGACCTGCGGCATGGTGCTGGCCGACCTGGGCGCGGAAGTCATCAAGGTCGAGCCGATCGATGGCGACCGCACGCGGCATCTGCTGGGCGCGGGGGCGGGCTTCTTCCCGATGTTCAACCGCAACAAGAAGAGCATCGCGCTCGATCTGCGCAACCCACAGGGGCTCGAGGCGGCGCTGCGCCTGTGCGCCACGGCCGACGTGGTGGCGCAGAACTTCAGGCCCGGCACCATGGACAAGTACGGCCTGGGCTACGCCGCGCTCGGCAAGCTCAATCCGCGCCTCGTGTACGTGAACCACACGGGCTTCCTGCCTGGCCCCTACGAGCATCGAACGGCGCTAGACGAGGTGGTACAGATGATGGGCGGGCTCGCCTACATGACGGGGCGCCCCGGCGATCCGTTGCGCGCGGGCACGAGCGTGAACGACATCATGGGCGGCATGTTCGGCGCCATCGGCGCCATCGCCGCGCTGATGCAGCGCGCCGAAACCGGCAAGGGGCAGGAGGTGCAGTCGGCGCTGTTCGAGAACAACGTGTTCCTGGTCGGCCAGCACATGCTGCAGTACGCGATCACGGGGCAGGCCGCGGCGCCGATGCCCGAGCGCATCTCGGCCTGGGCGCTGTACGACGTGTTCACAGTGAAGGACGGCGAGCAGATCTTCCTGGCCGCGGTGAGCGATGCGCAGTGGACGGTGTTCTGCGACGCGCTGGGCTTCGATGACCTCAAGGCCGACCCGGCCCTGCGCACCAACAATGACCGCGTGCGCCTGCGGCCCACGCTGCTGGCCGACCTGCGCATCCGGCTCGCCGGGCGTTCGGCGGCCGAGCTCTCGGCGATCTTCGAGGCGCGAGGTTTGCCCTTCGCGCCGATCACGCGGCCCGAAGACCTGTATGCCGACCCGCACCTGAAGGCCACCGGCGGCCTCGCGGACATTCGCCTGCCCGACGGCGAGCGTGCCGGGCAGATGGCGCAGACGACGCTGTTCCCCATCACGCTCGACGGCGAGCGCCTGGGCGTGCGCCTCCATCCACCGACGCTCGGCGAGCACACGCGGGAACTGCTGGCCGAACTGGGCTATGGCGATGCACAGGTCGATGCGATGCATGCCGACGCGGCCGTGAGCTGA
- a CDS encoding tripartite tricarboxylate transporter substrate binding protein — protein MTTNFLPMNRRTMLGFGASTAALAAFPAFAQGSDKPIRFILPISAGSGVDNIVRAASVALGKAFGQPVVIENMPGAGGITGTAAIVKAAPDGLTLGMVSNNHVINPSVFKKMPFDAIHDITPISVVGATPLVLMVNPKLPAKNVKELVALLRAKPEGYNYASSGNGTIIHLAGEMFMDEAGVKARHIPYKGTGPMVTDMMAGQVEIGVVALPAVQQHIKSGALRAIGVCGAARSPAAPDIPTIAEQGLPNYAVEGWFAVIGPPKMQAADIKRVHDAVVAAYTSAEVREAMDKQGNVIKPNSSEEAASYFRTEAARYAALVKKANVVLE, from the coding sequence ATGACCACGAACTTCCTTCCGATGAACCGCCGCACGATGCTGGGATTCGGCGCCAGCACCGCGGCGCTGGCCGCGTTCCCCGCGTTCGCGCAGGGCTCGGACAAGCCGATCCGCTTCATCCTGCCGATCAGCGCCGGCTCGGGCGTGGACAACATCGTGCGCGCCGCCTCGGTCGCGCTCGGCAAGGCCTTCGGCCAGCCGGTGGTGATCGAGAACATGCCGGGCGCGGGCGGCATCACCGGCACCGCGGCCATCGTCAAGGCGGCGCCCGACGGGCTCACGCTGGGCATGGTGTCGAACAACCACGTCATCAACCCGAGCGTGTTCAAGAAGATGCCGTTCGATGCGATCCATGACATCACGCCGATCAGCGTGGTCGGCGCGACGCCGCTGGTGCTGATGGTGAACCCGAAGCTGCCCGCGAAGAACGTGAAGGAGCTGGTCGCGCTGCTGCGTGCCAAGCCGGAGGGCTACAACTACGCCTCGTCGGGCAACGGCACCATCATTCACCTGGCCGGCGAGATGTTCATGGACGAGGCCGGCGTGAAGGCGCGGCACATTCCCTACAAGGGAACCGGGCCGATGGTGACCGACATGATGGCGGGGCAGGTCGAGATCGGCGTGGTCGCGCTGCCTGCGGTGCAGCAGCACATCAAGAGCGGTGCGCTGCGTGCCATCGGCGTCTGCGGGGCGGCCCGCTCGCCGGCCGCGCCGGACATCCCGACGATTGCGGAGCAGGGGCTGCCGAACTACGCGGTCGAAGGCTGGTTCGCGGTGATCGGCCCGCCGAAGATGCAGGCGGCCGACATCAAACGCGTGCACGACGCCGTGGTGGCGGCCTACACCAGCGCCGAGGTGCGCGAGGCGATGGACAAGCAGGGCAACGTCATCAAGCCCAACTCGTCCGAGGAGGCTGCGAGCTACTTCCGTACGGAGGCCGCGCGCTATGCGGCGCTCGTGAAGAAGGCGAACGTGGTGCTGGAGTAG
- the sugE gene encoding quaternary ammonium compound efflux SMR transporter SugE: MAWVVLLVAGLLEMGWAIGLKYTEGFTKFWPSVGTAISMVLSVVLLGWAMRSLPVGTAYAVWTGIGAVGTVILGIVLFHEPANAARLACVGLIVAGILGLKLTSPA; encoded by the coding sequence ATGGCCTGGGTCGTATTGCTGGTGGCGGGTCTGCTTGAAATGGGATGGGCCATCGGCCTCAAGTACACCGAAGGATTCACGAAATTCTGGCCCTCGGTCGGCACCGCCATCTCGATGGTGCTCAGCGTCGTGCTGCTGGGCTGGGCGATGCGCTCGCTGCCCGTGGGCACGGCCTATGCGGTGTGGACCGGCATCGGCGCGGTGGGCACGGTGATCCTGGGCATCGTGCTGTTCCACGAGCCGGCCAATGCGGCGCGGCTGGCCTGCGTAGGGCTGATCGTCGCGGGCATCCTGGGGCTCAAGCTCACGAGCCCGGCCTGA
- a CDS encoding HPP family protein, which produces MRFSAFLAYARTWLPGRTTVDMRERLRAVCGAAIGLLITALLCRWLAGPLESTVWLIAPLGATAVLVFAVPSSPLAQPWSVIGGNTLSALVGIACANWIPDPAVGAAVAVAAAIGVMFATRCLHPPGGAAALLAVLTHTTQFSSALFPALTNSVLMVLAGVAYNSLTGRRYPHVQVAQPPRADARFSQADIDAVLARYNQVLDISRDDLESLIQQTELESYKRRLGTLDCADIMSLNPISVEFGTPLQEAWALMHEKRIKALPVTDRTRRVVGIVTQADFFRQLDLQHHEGIAGRLRDLIRATRTVVSNKPEVVGQIMTRQVRVASADRPVVDLVPLFSEGGHHHIPIIDGEKRLTGMITQSDFVRALYRAVRPEN; this is translated from the coding sequence ATGCGGTTCTCCGCGTTCCTCGCCTACGCACGCACCTGGCTGCCGGGCCGCACCACCGTCGACATGCGGGAGCGGCTGCGCGCTGTGTGCGGCGCGGCCATCGGGCTCCTGATCACCGCTCTGCTGTGCCGTTGGCTGGCCGGCCCGCTGGAAAGCACCGTCTGGCTGATCGCGCCGTTGGGCGCTACTGCGGTGCTGGTGTTCGCCGTGCCGTCGAGCCCGCTCGCGCAGCCCTGGTCGGTCATCGGCGGCAACACACTCTCGGCACTGGTGGGCATCGCCTGCGCGAACTGGATTCCCGACCCCGCCGTGGGCGCCGCCGTGGCTGTCGCCGCCGCCATCGGGGTGATGTTCGCCACGCGCTGCCTGCATCCGCCGGGCGGGGCGGCGGCCTTGCTGGCGGTGCTCACCCACACCACGCAGTTCTCCTCGGCCCTGTTTCCCGCCCTCACGAACTCGGTGCTGATGGTGCTCGCCGGCGTGGCCTACAACTCGCTCACCGGCCGGCGCTATCCGCATGTGCAGGTGGCGCAGCCGCCGCGCGCGGACGCCCGCTTCAGCCAGGCCGACATCGACGCGGTGCTCGCCCGCTACAACCAGGTGCTGGACATCAGCCGCGACGATCTCGAATCGCTGATCCAGCAGACCGAGCTCGAGTCGTACAAGCGGCGCCTGGGCACGCTCGACTGCGCCGACATCATGTCGCTCAACCCGATCTCGGTGGAGTTCGGAACGCCGCTTCAGGAAGCCTGGGCGCTGATGCACGAGAAGCGCATCAAGGCGCTGCCGGTCACCGACCGCACACGCCGCGTGGTGGGCATCGTCACGCAGGCCGACTTCTTCCGTCAGCTCGATCTGCAGCACCACGAAGGCATCGCAGGCCGGCTGCGCGATTTGATCCGCGCCACGCGCACGGTGGTGTCGAACAAGCCCGAGGTGGTCGGCCAGATCATGACGCGCCAGGTGCGCGTGGCCAGTGCCGACCGGCCGGTGGTCGACCTCGTGCCGCTTTTTTCCGAAGGCGGCCACCACCATATCCCCATCATCGATGGTGAGAAGCGCCTCACCGGCATGATCACCCAGTCGGATTTCGTGCGCGCCCTCTACCGTGCCGTGCGGCCGGAGAACTGA
- a CDS encoding multidrug effflux MFS transporter encodes MNPDADKLWQAPRWALAVLLAVLGMLGPFSIDTYIPAFSGIARSIGATPAEMQQTLSAYLFGFAFMNLFHGALSDSFGRRPVVLWGLAVFTIASLGCALSQNITQLVLFRGLQGLSTGAGIVVSRAVIRDMFPPAEAQRVMSQVTIYFGVAPAIAPIIGGFLFVHAGWHAVFWFLVAVGVVLFVANYKLLPETLHPSHRQSFHVRHLMRGYWDLCSDPRFLLLALASGVPFNGMFLYVLAAPAFLGDHLALQPQQFFWFFLLTIGGIMLGARASGRMAGKVTPKRQIRDGFLIMLVTSVVNVVANFFFDAHVAWALWPLAVFAFGWALMVPVVTLLVLDLHPERRGMASSLQAVIGSTANGVVAGAIAPLVMHSTLALAVTSTLMLGIGLVAWVWLHGRWPEIGRSLANET; translated from the coding sequence ATGAATCCCGACGCCGACAAACTCTGGCAGGCCCCGCGTTGGGCGCTGGCCGTCCTGCTCGCGGTGCTCGGCATGCTCGGGCCGTTCTCCATCGACACCTACATCCCGGCCTTCTCGGGCATCGCACGCTCCATCGGCGCGACGCCCGCCGAGATGCAGCAGACGCTCTCGGCCTACCTCTTCGGCTTCGCGTTCATGAACCTGTTCCACGGCGCGCTGTCGGACAGCTTCGGCCGCCGCCCCGTGGTGCTGTGGGGCCTTGCAGTATTCACCATCGCCTCGCTGGGCTGCGCGCTGTCGCAGAACATCACGCAGCTCGTGCTGTTCCGCGGGCTGCAGGGTCTGTCGACCGGCGCGGGCATCGTGGTCTCGCGCGCGGTGATCCGCGACATGTTCCCGCCCGCCGAGGCGCAGCGGGTGATGAGCCAGGTGACGATCTATTTCGGCGTGGCGCCGGCCATCGCGCCGATCATCGGCGGCTTCCTGTTCGTGCATGCGGGCTGGCACGCGGTGTTCTGGTTCCTCGTGGCCGTGGGCGTGGTGCTGTTCGTCGCCAACTACAAGCTGCTGCCCGAGACCCTGCATCCCTCGCACCGCCAGTCGTTCCACGTGCGGCACCTGATGCGCGGCTACTGGGACCTGTGCTCCGACCCGCGCTTCCTGCTGCTCGCGCTCGCGAGCGGCGTGCCCTTCAACGGCATGTTCCTCTACGTGCTGGCTGCGCCCGCGTTCCTGGGCGACCACCTCGCGCTGCAGCCGCAGCAGTTCTTCTGGTTCTTCCTTCTGACCATCGGCGGCATCATGCTCGGCGCGCGCGCCAGCGGCCGCATGGCCGGCAAGGTGACGCCCAAGCGGCAGATCCGCGACGGCTTCCTCATCATGCTGGTCACCTCGGTGGTCAACGTGGTGGCCAACTTCTTCTTCGATGCGCACGTGGCCTGGGCGCTGTGGCCGCTCGCGGTGTTCGCCTTCGGCTGGGCGCTGATGGTGCCGGTGGTCACGCTGCTGGTGCTCGACCTGCATCCCGAGCGCCGCGGCATGGCCTCGTCGCTGCAGGCGGTGATCGGCTCGACCGCCAATGGCGTCGTCGCCGGTGCGATCGCACCGCTGGTGATGCATTCCACGCTGGCCCTCGCGGTCACCTCCACATTGATGCTGGGCATCGGCCTGGTCGCCTGGGTCTGGCTGCATGGCCGCTGGCCCGAGATCGGCCGCAGCCTCGCCAACGAAACCTGA
- the rpoD gene encoding RNA polymerase sigma factor RpoD, whose product MPTKSTTLDDPKKVAAPAAKKVGRPPKAAGAAAPATGAKRGRKPKAGNDAPESDVDLSDIEEDLAGDEPAVATTTEEKVKPLRMKISKAKERALMKEFGLDETVLSEEDLAKRRSRLKTLITLGKTRGYLTHGEISDHLPDKLVDAETMEVVVTMLNDMGVAVYEQTPDAETLLLNNTAPTATTVEEAEEEAEAALSTVDSEFGRTTDPVRMYMREMGTVELLTREGEIEIAKRIEGGLMAMMEAISASPATIAEILRLAAEIREGKVVISTIVDGFSNPNEADDYVAEEDFDEFDEEDDDDGKGGSKALTKKLEELKRDALERFDRIAGMFEKVHKIYDKEGYGTPAYVKAQEALSEELMTIRFTAKTIEKLCDLVRTQVDDVRKKERELRRIIVDKCGFPQDEFIRDFSGYDKNGNRIASNLLNLKWVEKQAAAGKPWSAVLARNIPPVQELQQRLTDIQSRVVVPLTQLKDINKRMNEGESSSRDAKKEMIEANLRLVISIAKKYTNRGLQFLDLIQEGNIGLMKAVDKFEYRRGYKFSTYATWWIRQAITRSIADQARTIRIPVHMIETINKMNRISRQHLQEFGFEPDAGILAAKMEIPEDKIRKIMKIAKEPISMETPIGDDDDSHLGDFIEDSSNTAPIEAAMQAGLRDVVKDILDSLTPREAKVLRMRFGIEMSTDHTLEEVGKQFDVTRERIRQIEAKALRKLKHPSRSDKLRSFIDTL is encoded by the coding sequence GTGCCCACGAAATCGACCACCCTCGACGATCCCAAGAAAGTCGCCGCTCCCGCTGCCAAGAAAGTCGGCCGTCCCCCCAAGGCTGCCGGCGCTGCCGCACCTGCCACCGGCGCCAAGCGCGGCCGCAAGCCCAAGGCCGGCAATGATGCGCCCGAGAGCGACGTCGACCTGTCGGACATCGAGGAAGACCTGGCCGGCGACGAGCCGGCGGTCGCCACGACCACCGAAGAAAAGGTCAAGCCGCTGCGCATGAAGATCAGCAAGGCGAAGGAACGCGCCTTGATGAAGGAGTTCGGCCTCGACGAGACCGTGCTCTCCGAAGAAGACCTGGCCAAGCGCCGCTCGCGCCTGAAGACCCTGATCACGCTGGGCAAGACCCGCGGCTACCTCACGCACGGCGAAATCTCCGACCACTTGCCCGACAAGCTGGTCGATGCCGAGACCATGGAAGTCGTGGTCACCATGCTCAACGACATGGGCGTGGCGGTGTACGAGCAGACGCCCGACGCCGAAACCCTGCTGCTGAACAACACCGCGCCCACCGCCACCACGGTGGAAGAAGCCGAGGAAGAAGCCGAAGCGGCGCTCTCCACGGTGGACAGCGAATTCGGCCGCACCACCGACCCGGTCCGCATGTACATGCGCGAAATGGGCACGGTCGAGCTGCTGACCCGCGAAGGCGAAATCGAAATCGCCAAGCGCATCGAAGGCGGCCTGATGGCCATGATGGAGGCCATCTCGGCCTCCCCCGCCACCATCGCCGAAATCCTGCGCCTGGCCGCTGAAATCCGCGAAGGCAAGGTCGTCATCTCGACCATCGTCGACGGCTTCTCGAACCCCAACGAGGCCGACGACTACGTGGCCGAAGAAGACTTCGACGAATTCGACGAAGAAGACGACGACGACGGCAAGGGCGGCTCCAAGGCCCTCACCAAGAAGCTCGAAGAACTCAAGCGCGACGCGCTGGAGCGTTTCGACCGCATCGCCGGCATGTTCGAGAAGGTCCACAAGATCTACGACAAGGAAGGCTACGGCACGCCCGCATACGTCAAGGCCCAGGAAGCCCTGTCCGAAGAGCTGATGACCATCCGCTTCACGGCCAAGACCATCGAGAAGCTGTGCGACCTGGTGCGCACGCAGGTGGACGACGTTCGCAAGAAGGAACGCGAACTGCGCCGCATCATCGTGGACAAGTGCGGCTTCCCGCAGGACGAGTTCATCCGCGACTTCAGCGGATACGACAAGAACGGCAACCGCATCGCGTCGAACCTCCTGAACCTCAAGTGGGTCGAGAAGCAGGCCGCTGCCGGCAAGCCCTGGAGCGCCGTGCTCGCCCGCAACATTCCGCCGGTGCAGGAACTGCAGCAGCGCCTGACCGACATCCAGTCGCGCGTCGTGGTGCCGCTCACGCAGCTCAAGGACATCAACAAGCGCATGAACGAAGGCGAATCGTCTTCGCGCGATGCCAAGAAGGAAATGATCGAGGCCAACCTGCGTCTCGTGATCTCCATCGCCAAGAAGTACACCAACCGCGGCCTGCAGTTCCTCGACCTGATCCAGGAAGGCAACATCGGCCTGATGAAGGCGGTGGACAAGTTCGAATACCGTCGCGGCTACAAATTCTCGACGTATGCGACGTGGTGGATTCGCCAGGCGATCACCCGCTCGATCGCCGACCAGGCGCGCACCATCCGCATCCCGGTGCACATGATCGAGACGATCAACAAGATGAACCGCATCTCGCGCCAGCATCTGCAGGAGTTCGGCTTCGAGCCCGACGCCGGCATCCTGGCCGCCAAGATGGAGATCCCGGAAGACAAGATCCGCAAGATCATGAAGATCGCCAAGGAGCCGATCTCGATGGAAACCCCCATCGGCGACGACGACGATTCGCACCTGGGCGACTTCATCGAGGACAGCAGCAACACGGCCCCGATCGAGGCCGCGATGCAGGCGGGTCTTCGCGACGTGGTCAAGGACATCCTCGACTCGCTCACGCCGCGCGAAGCCAAGGTGCTGCGCATGCGCTTCGGCATCGAGATGTCGACCGACCACACGCTGGAAGAAGTCGGCAAGCAGTTCGACGTGACCCGCGAGCGCATCCGCCAGATCGAGGCGAAGGCGCTGCGCAAGCTCAAGCACCCGTCGCGTTCGGACAAGCTGCGCAGCTTCATCGACACGCTCTGA